A part of Falco naumanni isolate bFalNau1 chromosome 19, bFalNau1.pat, whole genome shotgun sequence genomic DNA contains:
- the AEBP1 gene encoding adipocyte enhancer-binding protein 1 isoform X2, with protein sequence MGLAGPPRSCLLLAAALLPLLPPGAAPGPAAPPALTDAEIEAFLRGFLGPGQLDGDADGTDSAFGTDLSIGTGTGTGTASPRPLLEPEKPKKGKKEKNPKPTKKPKERPRGSKKEKGKDSGKDKPPKKSKEKPPKGSEKPPKGSKKPKEKPPKATKKPSSKKPPEPLTTPAEPPPTPQPPRGKGDAGTRQFPEQPSPYEEGEEEDGGGRGELEELPSEPWELGREDWHPAPKPEVPEEQEPPTLDYNEQLEREDYEDFEYIRRQQKPRKPPSRKKPERVWPQPEEPLKPEEPPPPPPPPPVLVTEGDYGEGFEQPDYDDRAYGLPPPPKPRKHPDKEDEMETDKEKHKPWKPKKGGSSKEEEEDPWVEEKGRDRKGKPKKTGGKKWEPDEDEWAPPEEKTRCPPIGLESHRIEDDQILASSMLRHGLGAQRGRLNMQAGTNEDDFFDGAWCAEDDSRAHWIEVDTRRTTKFTGVITQGRDSQIHEDFVTSFYVGFSNDSQNWVMYTNGYEEMMFYGNVDKDTPVLTEFPDPMVARYIRIYPQTWNGSLCLRLEVLGCPLSTISSYYTQQNEVTSTDNLDFRHHTYKDMRQLMKVVNEECPTITRIYNIGKSSRGLKIYAMEISDNPGEHETGEPEFRYTAGLHGNEVLGRELLLLLMQFLCKEYHDGNPRVRSLVTETRIHLVPSLNPDGYELAHEAGSELGNWALGHWTEEGYDLFENFPDLASALWAAEERKLVPHKFPSHHIPIPEHYLAEDATVAVETRAVMAWMDKNPFVLGANLQGGEKLVSYPFDTARPLSETPAAAPRSPDDYEDDNPELQETPDHAIFRWLAISYASAHLTMTETFRGGCHTQDMTNAMGIVQGAKWHPRAGSMNDFSYLHTNCLELSIYLGCDKFPHESELQQEWENNKESLLTFMEQVHRGIKGLVTDQQGEPIANATIVVGGINHNIKTASGGDYWRILNPGEYRVVARAEGYNPSVKTCSVFYDIGATQCNFVLSRSNWKRIREIMAMNGNRPIRRIVPGRPMTPRERMRLRMRLRHRMRLRQQMRLRRLNATTAASGPTAPPPTTTLPFPFSSTAYTPWSQEPPTAGTWEMETETEVVTELVTETEAWELGTGTAQPFTTAETYTVNFGD encoded by the exons AtggggctggcggggccgccccgctcctgcctcctgctggcGGCcgcgctgctgccgctgctgccgcccggggccgccccgggccccgccgcgccgcccgcgcTCACCGACGCCGAGATCGAGGCGTTCCTGAGGGGCTTCCTCGGGCCCGGCCAGCTCGACGGGGACGCGGATGGCACCGACTCGGCCTTCGGCACCGACCTGAGCAtcggcaccggcaccggcaccggcaccg cctccccgcGGCCGCTGCTGGAGCCCGAGAAACccaagaaggggaagaaggaaaaaaaccccaaacccaccaagAAGCCCAAGGAGAGACCCCGGGGCTCCAAGAAGGAGAAGGGCAAGGACTCGGGCAAGGACAAACCCCCCAAGAAGTCCAAGGAGAAGCCCCCGAAAGGCTCCGAAAAACCCCCAAAAGGCTCCAAAAAGCCCAAGGAGAAGCCACCCAAGGCCACCAAAAAGCCCTCCAGCAAGAAGCCACCGGAGCCACTGACCACccctgctgagcccccccccaccccacagcccccacgGGGCAAGGGCGATGCGGGTACGCGCCAGTTCCCGGAGCAGCCTTCGCCCTAcgaggaaggggaggaggaggatggaggtgGCCGAG gggagctggaggagctgccgAGTGAGCCCTGGGAGCTGGGCCGGGAGGACTGGCACCCCGCGCCCAAGCCTG AGGTCCCTGAGGAGCAGGAGCCACCGACCCTGGACTACAACGAGCAGCTGGAGCGGGAGGACTACGAGGACT TCGAGTACATCCGCCGGCAGCAGAAACCCCGCAAGCCCCCCAGCAGGAAGAAACCAGAAAGAGTCTGGCCCCAGCCCGAGGAGCCAC TGAAGCCGGAGGAGCCACCCCCGCCGCCACCCCCACCGCCCGTCCTGGTGACCGAAGGGGACTACGGGgagggctttgagcaacctgactATGACGACC GGGCATACGGGCTACCCCCCCCGCCGAAGCCCAGGAAACACCCAGACAAAGAGGACGAGATGGAGACGGACAAGGAGAAACACAAACCCT GGAAGCCCAAGAaaggtggcagcagcaaggaggaggaagaagaccCTTGGGTGGAGGAGAAGGGCCGGGACCGCAAAG gaaaacccaaaaaaacaggGGGGAAGAAGTGGGAGCCGGATGAAGATGAATGGGCCCCTCCAGAGGAGAAGACAA GATGTCCCCCCATCGGGCTGGAGTCCCACCGCATCGAGGATGACCAGATCCTGGCCTCCTCCATGCTGCGCCATGGGCTGGGCGCACAACGCGGGCGCCTCAACATGCAG gcaggcACCAACGAGGACGATTTCTTTGACGGGGCTTGGTGTGCCGAGGACGACAGCCGGGCACACTGGATCGAGGTGGACACCCGCCGCACCACCAAGTTCACTGGCGTCATCACCCAGGGCCGCGACTCCCAGATCCA cGAGGACTTTGTCACCAGCTTCTATGTGGGCTTCAGCAACGACAGCCAGAACTGGGTGATGTACACCAACGGCTACGAGGAGATG ATGTTTTACGGCAACGTGGACAAGGACACACCGGTGCTGACCGAGTTCCCCGACCCGATGGTGGCCCGTTATATCCGCATCTACCCCCAGACGTGGAACGGCAGCCTCTGTCTGCGCCTCGAGGTCCTGGGCTGCCCCCTCTCCA CCATCAGCAGCTACTACACCCAACAGAATGAGGTGACCTCCACGGACAACCTGGACTTCCGCCACCACACCTACAAGGACATGAGGCAG CTAATGAAGGTGGTGAACGAGGAGTGTCCCACCATCACCCGCATCTACAACATCGGCAAGAGCTCACGGGGGCTGAAGATCTACGCCATGGAGATCTCCGACAACCCGGGTGAACACGAGACGG GTGAGCCCGAGTTCAGGTACACGGCGGGGCTGCACGGGAACGAGGTGCTGGGccgggagctgctgctcctgctgatgCAGTTCCTGTGCAAGGAGTACCATGACGGCAACCCCCGCGTGCGGAGCTTGGTGACCGAAACCCGCATCCACCTCGTGCCTTCCCTCAACCCCGACGGCTATGAGCTGGCCCACGAGGCG GGCTCTGAGCTGGGCAACTGGGCGCTGGGCCACTGGACGGAGGAGGGCTACGATCTCTTTGAGAACTTCCCCGACTTGGCTTCAGCACTGTGGGCGGCCGAGGAGAGGAAGCTGGTGCCCCACAAGTTCCCCAGCCATCACATCCCCATCCCAGAGCACTACCTGGCCGAGGATGCCACG GTGGCTGTGGAGACACGGGCTGTCATGGCATGGATGGACAAGAACCCCTTCGTGCTGGGAGCCAACCTGCAGGGCGGGGAGAAGCTGGTGTCCTACCCCTTCGACACGGCCCGGCCCCTCAGCGAGACACCAGCGGCCGCCCCTCGCTCTCCGGATGACTATGAGGATGACAACCCCGAGCTGCAGGAGACACCTGACCATGCCATCTTCCGCTGGCTCGCCATCTCCTATGCCTCGGCCCACCTCACCATGACCGAGACCTTCCGCGGGGGCTGCCATACACAGGACATGACCAATGCCATGGGCATTGTGCAGGGTGCCAAGTGGCACCCCCGGGCTGGCA GCATGAATGACTTCAGCTACCTACACACCAACTGCCTGGAGCTCTCCATCTACCTGGGCTGCGACAAGTTCCCCCACGAGagtgagctgcagcaggaatggGAGAACAACAAGGAGTCGCTGCTCACCTTTATGGAGCAG GTCCATCGGGGCATCAAGGGCTTGGTGACGGACCAGCAGGGAGAACCCATCGCCAATGCCACCATCGTCGTGGGGGGCATCAACCACAACATCAAGACAG CCAGCGGCGGGGACTACTGGCGCATCCTGAACCCGGGTGAGTATCGCGTTGTGGCTCGGGCCGAGGGCTACAACCCCAGTGTCAAGACCTGCAGCGTCTTCTACGACATCGGAGCTACCCAGTGCAACTTTGTCCTGTCCCGTTCCAACTGGAAACGCATCCGGGAGATCATGGCCATGAATGGCAACCGGCCCATCCGCCGCATCGTACCTGGCCGCCCCATGACGCCCCGTGAACGCATGCGCCTGCGTATGCGCCTCCGGCACCGCATGAGGCTCCGGCAGCAGATGAGGCTGCGGCGCCTCAATGCCACCACAGCTGCCAGCGGTCCCACGGCTCCACCACCCACCACGACCCTGCCCTTCCccttcagcagcactgcctaCACGCCCTGGAGCCAGGAGCCACCCACAGCTGGCACCTGGGAGATGGAAACCGAAACAGAGGTGGTCACCGAGCTGGTGACAGAGACAGAGGCCTGGGAGCTGGGCACAGGGACGGCGCAGCCCTTCACCACGGCCGAGACCTACACCGTGAACTTTGGTGACTAG
- the AEBP1 gene encoding adipocyte enhancer-binding protein 1 isoform X3: MGLAGPPRSCLLLAAALLPLLPPGAAPGPAAPPALTDAEIEAFLRGFLGPGQLDGDADGTDSAFGTDLSIGTGTGTGTASPRPLLEPEKPKKGKKEKNPKPTKKPKERPRGSKKEKGKDSGKDKPPKKSKEKPPKGSEKPPKGSKKPKEKPPKATKKPSSKKPPEPLTTPAEPPPTPQPPRGKGDAGTRQFPEQPSPYEEGEEEDGGGREVPEEQEPPTLDYNEQLEREDYEDFEYIRRQQKPRKPPSRKKPERVWPQPEEPPWPLSPFPVKPEEPPPPPPPPPVLVTEGDYGEGFEQPDYDDRAYGLPPPPKPRKHPDKEDEMETDKEKHKPWKPKKGGSSKEEEEDPWVEEKGRDRKGKPKKTGGKKWEPDEDEWAPPEEKTRCPPIGLESHRIEDDQILASSMLRHGLGAQRGRLNMQAGTNEDDFFDGAWCAEDDSRAHWIEVDTRRTTKFTGVITQGRDSQIHEDFVTSFYVGFSNDSQNWVMYTNGYEEMMFYGNVDKDTPVLTEFPDPMVARYIRIYPQTWNGSLCLRLEVLGCPLSTISSYYTQQNEVTSTDNLDFRHHTYKDMRQLMKVVNEECPTITRIYNIGKSSRGLKIYAMEISDNPGEHETGEPEFRYTAGLHGNEVLGRELLLLLMQFLCKEYHDGNPRVRSLVTETRIHLVPSLNPDGYELAHEAGSELGNWALGHWTEEGYDLFENFPDLASALWAAEERKLVPHKFPSHHIPIPEHYLAEDATVAVETRAVMAWMDKNPFVLGANLQGGEKLVSYPFDTARPLSETPAAAPRSPDDYEDDNPELQETPDHAIFRWLAISYASAHLTMTETFRGGCHTQDMTNAMGIVQGAKWHPRAGSMNDFSYLHTNCLELSIYLGCDKFPHESELQQEWENNKESLLTFMEQVHRGIKGLVTDQQGEPIANATIVVGGINHNIKTASGGDYWRILNPGEYRVVARAEGYNPSVKTCSVFYDIGATQCNFVLSRSNWKRIREIMAMNGNRPIRRIVPGRPMTPRERMRLRMRLRHRMRLRQQMRLRRLNATTAASGPTAPPPTTTLPFPFSSTAYTPWSQEPPTAGTWEMETETEVVTELVTETEAWELGTGTAQPFTTAETYTVNFGD; this comes from the exons AtggggctggcggggccgccccgctcctgcctcctgctggcGGCcgcgctgctgccgctgctgccgcccggggccgccccgggccccgccgcgccgcccgcgcTCACCGACGCCGAGATCGAGGCGTTCCTGAGGGGCTTCCTCGGGCCCGGCCAGCTCGACGGGGACGCGGATGGCACCGACTCGGCCTTCGGCACCGACCTGAGCAtcggcaccggcaccggcaccggcaccg cctccccgcGGCCGCTGCTGGAGCCCGAGAAACccaagaaggggaagaaggaaaaaaaccccaaacccaccaagAAGCCCAAGGAGAGACCCCGGGGCTCCAAGAAGGAGAAGGGCAAGGACTCGGGCAAGGACAAACCCCCCAAGAAGTCCAAGGAGAAGCCCCCGAAAGGCTCCGAAAAACCCCCAAAAGGCTCCAAAAAGCCCAAGGAGAAGCCACCCAAGGCCACCAAAAAGCCCTCCAGCAAGAAGCCACCGGAGCCACTGACCACccctgctgagcccccccccaccccacagcccccacgGGGCAAGGGCGATGCGGGTACGCGCCAGTTCCCGGAGCAGCCTTCGCCCTAcgaggaaggggaggaggaggatggaggtgGCCGAG AGGTCCCTGAGGAGCAGGAGCCACCGACCCTGGACTACAACGAGCAGCTGGAGCGGGAGGACTACGAGGACT TCGAGTACATCCGCCGGCAGCAGAAACCCCGCAAGCCCCCCAGCAGGAAGAAACCAGAAAGAGTCTGGCCCCAGCCCGAGGAGCCAC cATGGCCCCTTTCACCCTTCCCAGTGAAGCCGGAGGAGCCACCCCCGCCGCCACCCCCACCGCCCGTCCTGGTGACCGAAGGGGACTACGGGgagggctttgagcaacctgactATGACGACC GGGCATACGGGCTACCCCCCCCGCCGAAGCCCAGGAAACACCCAGACAAAGAGGACGAGATGGAGACGGACAAGGAGAAACACAAACCCT GGAAGCCCAAGAaaggtggcagcagcaaggaggaggaagaagaccCTTGGGTGGAGGAGAAGGGCCGGGACCGCAAAG gaaaacccaaaaaaacaggGGGGAAGAAGTGGGAGCCGGATGAAGATGAATGGGCCCCTCCAGAGGAGAAGACAA GATGTCCCCCCATCGGGCTGGAGTCCCACCGCATCGAGGATGACCAGATCCTGGCCTCCTCCATGCTGCGCCATGGGCTGGGCGCACAACGCGGGCGCCTCAACATGCAG gcaggcACCAACGAGGACGATTTCTTTGACGGGGCTTGGTGTGCCGAGGACGACAGCCGGGCACACTGGATCGAGGTGGACACCCGCCGCACCACCAAGTTCACTGGCGTCATCACCCAGGGCCGCGACTCCCAGATCCA cGAGGACTTTGTCACCAGCTTCTATGTGGGCTTCAGCAACGACAGCCAGAACTGGGTGATGTACACCAACGGCTACGAGGAGATG ATGTTTTACGGCAACGTGGACAAGGACACACCGGTGCTGACCGAGTTCCCCGACCCGATGGTGGCCCGTTATATCCGCATCTACCCCCAGACGTGGAACGGCAGCCTCTGTCTGCGCCTCGAGGTCCTGGGCTGCCCCCTCTCCA CCATCAGCAGCTACTACACCCAACAGAATGAGGTGACCTCCACGGACAACCTGGACTTCCGCCACCACACCTACAAGGACATGAGGCAG CTAATGAAGGTGGTGAACGAGGAGTGTCCCACCATCACCCGCATCTACAACATCGGCAAGAGCTCACGGGGGCTGAAGATCTACGCCATGGAGATCTCCGACAACCCGGGTGAACACGAGACGG GTGAGCCCGAGTTCAGGTACACGGCGGGGCTGCACGGGAACGAGGTGCTGGGccgggagctgctgctcctgctgatgCAGTTCCTGTGCAAGGAGTACCATGACGGCAACCCCCGCGTGCGGAGCTTGGTGACCGAAACCCGCATCCACCTCGTGCCTTCCCTCAACCCCGACGGCTATGAGCTGGCCCACGAGGCG GGCTCTGAGCTGGGCAACTGGGCGCTGGGCCACTGGACGGAGGAGGGCTACGATCTCTTTGAGAACTTCCCCGACTTGGCTTCAGCACTGTGGGCGGCCGAGGAGAGGAAGCTGGTGCCCCACAAGTTCCCCAGCCATCACATCCCCATCCCAGAGCACTACCTGGCCGAGGATGCCACG GTGGCTGTGGAGACACGGGCTGTCATGGCATGGATGGACAAGAACCCCTTCGTGCTGGGAGCCAACCTGCAGGGCGGGGAGAAGCTGGTGTCCTACCCCTTCGACACGGCCCGGCCCCTCAGCGAGACACCAGCGGCCGCCCCTCGCTCTCCGGATGACTATGAGGATGACAACCCCGAGCTGCAGGAGACACCTGACCATGCCATCTTCCGCTGGCTCGCCATCTCCTATGCCTCGGCCCACCTCACCATGACCGAGACCTTCCGCGGGGGCTGCCATACACAGGACATGACCAATGCCATGGGCATTGTGCAGGGTGCCAAGTGGCACCCCCGGGCTGGCA GCATGAATGACTTCAGCTACCTACACACCAACTGCCTGGAGCTCTCCATCTACCTGGGCTGCGACAAGTTCCCCCACGAGagtgagctgcagcaggaatggGAGAACAACAAGGAGTCGCTGCTCACCTTTATGGAGCAG GTCCATCGGGGCATCAAGGGCTTGGTGACGGACCAGCAGGGAGAACCCATCGCCAATGCCACCATCGTCGTGGGGGGCATCAACCACAACATCAAGACAG CCAGCGGCGGGGACTACTGGCGCATCCTGAACCCGGGTGAGTATCGCGTTGTGGCTCGGGCCGAGGGCTACAACCCCAGTGTCAAGACCTGCAGCGTCTTCTACGACATCGGAGCTACCCAGTGCAACTTTGTCCTGTCCCGTTCCAACTGGAAACGCATCCGGGAGATCATGGCCATGAATGGCAACCGGCCCATCCGCCGCATCGTACCTGGCCGCCCCATGACGCCCCGTGAACGCATGCGCCTGCGTATGCGCCTCCGGCACCGCATGAGGCTCCGGCAGCAGATGAGGCTGCGGCGCCTCAATGCCACCACAGCTGCCAGCGGTCCCACGGCTCCACCACCCACCACGACCCTGCCCTTCCccttcagcagcactgcctaCACGCCCTGGAGCCAGGAGCCACCCACAGCTGGCACCTGGGAGATGGAAACCGAAACAGAGGTGGTCACCGAGCTGGTGACAGAGACAGAGGCCTGGGAGCTGGGCACAGGGACGGCGCAGCCCTTCACCACGGCCGAGACCTACACCGTGAACTTTGGTGACTAG
- the AEBP1 gene encoding adipocyte enhancer-binding protein 1 isoform X1 has translation MGLAGPPRSCLLLAAALLPLLPPGAAPGPAAPPALTDAEIEAFLRGFLGPGQLDGDADGTDSAFGTDLSIGTGTGTGTASPRPLLEPEKPKKGKKEKNPKPTKKPKERPRGSKKEKGKDSGKDKPPKKSKEKPPKGSEKPPKGSKKPKEKPPKATKKPSSKKPPEPLTTPAEPPPTPQPPRGKGDAGTRQFPEQPSPYEEGEEEDGGGRGELEELPSEPWELGREDWHPAPKPEVPEEQEPPTLDYNEQLEREDYEDFEYIRRQQKPRKPPSRKKPERVWPQPEEPPWPLSPFPVKPEEPPPPPPPPPVLVTEGDYGEGFEQPDYDDRAYGLPPPPKPRKHPDKEDEMETDKEKHKPWKPKKGGSSKEEEEDPWVEEKGRDRKGKPKKTGGKKWEPDEDEWAPPEEKTRCPPIGLESHRIEDDQILASSMLRHGLGAQRGRLNMQAGTNEDDFFDGAWCAEDDSRAHWIEVDTRRTTKFTGVITQGRDSQIHEDFVTSFYVGFSNDSQNWVMYTNGYEEMMFYGNVDKDTPVLTEFPDPMVARYIRIYPQTWNGSLCLRLEVLGCPLSTISSYYTQQNEVTSTDNLDFRHHTYKDMRQLMKVVNEECPTITRIYNIGKSSRGLKIYAMEISDNPGEHETGEPEFRYTAGLHGNEVLGRELLLLLMQFLCKEYHDGNPRVRSLVTETRIHLVPSLNPDGYELAHEAGSELGNWALGHWTEEGYDLFENFPDLASALWAAEERKLVPHKFPSHHIPIPEHYLAEDATVAVETRAVMAWMDKNPFVLGANLQGGEKLVSYPFDTARPLSETPAAAPRSPDDYEDDNPELQETPDHAIFRWLAISYASAHLTMTETFRGGCHTQDMTNAMGIVQGAKWHPRAGSMNDFSYLHTNCLELSIYLGCDKFPHESELQQEWENNKESLLTFMEQVHRGIKGLVTDQQGEPIANATIVVGGINHNIKTASGGDYWRILNPGEYRVVARAEGYNPSVKTCSVFYDIGATQCNFVLSRSNWKRIREIMAMNGNRPIRRIVPGRPMTPRERMRLRMRLRHRMRLRQQMRLRRLNATTAASGPTAPPPTTTLPFPFSSTAYTPWSQEPPTAGTWEMETETEVVTELVTETEAWELGTGTAQPFTTAETYTVNFGD, from the exons AtggggctggcggggccgccccgctcctgcctcctgctggcGGCcgcgctgctgccgctgctgccgcccggggccgccccgggccccgccgcgccgcccgcgcTCACCGACGCCGAGATCGAGGCGTTCCTGAGGGGCTTCCTCGGGCCCGGCCAGCTCGACGGGGACGCGGATGGCACCGACTCGGCCTTCGGCACCGACCTGAGCAtcggcaccggcaccggcaccggcaccg cctccccgcGGCCGCTGCTGGAGCCCGAGAAACccaagaaggggaagaaggaaaaaaaccccaaacccaccaagAAGCCCAAGGAGAGACCCCGGGGCTCCAAGAAGGAGAAGGGCAAGGACTCGGGCAAGGACAAACCCCCCAAGAAGTCCAAGGAGAAGCCCCCGAAAGGCTCCGAAAAACCCCCAAAAGGCTCCAAAAAGCCCAAGGAGAAGCCACCCAAGGCCACCAAAAAGCCCTCCAGCAAGAAGCCACCGGAGCCACTGACCACccctgctgagcccccccccaccccacagcccccacgGGGCAAGGGCGATGCGGGTACGCGCCAGTTCCCGGAGCAGCCTTCGCCCTAcgaggaaggggaggaggaggatggaggtgGCCGAG gggagctggaggagctgccgAGTGAGCCCTGGGAGCTGGGCCGGGAGGACTGGCACCCCGCGCCCAAGCCTG AGGTCCCTGAGGAGCAGGAGCCACCGACCCTGGACTACAACGAGCAGCTGGAGCGGGAGGACTACGAGGACT TCGAGTACATCCGCCGGCAGCAGAAACCCCGCAAGCCCCCCAGCAGGAAGAAACCAGAAAGAGTCTGGCCCCAGCCCGAGGAGCCAC cATGGCCCCTTTCACCCTTCCCAGTGAAGCCGGAGGAGCCACCCCCGCCGCCACCCCCACCGCCCGTCCTGGTGACCGAAGGGGACTACGGGgagggctttgagcaacctgactATGACGACC GGGCATACGGGCTACCCCCCCCGCCGAAGCCCAGGAAACACCCAGACAAAGAGGACGAGATGGAGACGGACAAGGAGAAACACAAACCCT GGAAGCCCAAGAaaggtggcagcagcaaggaggaggaagaagaccCTTGGGTGGAGGAGAAGGGCCGGGACCGCAAAG gaaaacccaaaaaaacaggGGGGAAGAAGTGGGAGCCGGATGAAGATGAATGGGCCCCTCCAGAGGAGAAGACAA GATGTCCCCCCATCGGGCTGGAGTCCCACCGCATCGAGGATGACCAGATCCTGGCCTCCTCCATGCTGCGCCATGGGCTGGGCGCACAACGCGGGCGCCTCAACATGCAG gcaggcACCAACGAGGACGATTTCTTTGACGGGGCTTGGTGTGCCGAGGACGACAGCCGGGCACACTGGATCGAGGTGGACACCCGCCGCACCACCAAGTTCACTGGCGTCATCACCCAGGGCCGCGACTCCCAGATCCA cGAGGACTTTGTCACCAGCTTCTATGTGGGCTTCAGCAACGACAGCCAGAACTGGGTGATGTACACCAACGGCTACGAGGAGATG ATGTTTTACGGCAACGTGGACAAGGACACACCGGTGCTGACCGAGTTCCCCGACCCGATGGTGGCCCGTTATATCCGCATCTACCCCCAGACGTGGAACGGCAGCCTCTGTCTGCGCCTCGAGGTCCTGGGCTGCCCCCTCTCCA CCATCAGCAGCTACTACACCCAACAGAATGAGGTGACCTCCACGGACAACCTGGACTTCCGCCACCACACCTACAAGGACATGAGGCAG CTAATGAAGGTGGTGAACGAGGAGTGTCCCACCATCACCCGCATCTACAACATCGGCAAGAGCTCACGGGGGCTGAAGATCTACGCCATGGAGATCTCCGACAACCCGGGTGAACACGAGACGG GTGAGCCCGAGTTCAGGTACACGGCGGGGCTGCACGGGAACGAGGTGCTGGGccgggagctgctgctcctgctgatgCAGTTCCTGTGCAAGGAGTACCATGACGGCAACCCCCGCGTGCGGAGCTTGGTGACCGAAACCCGCATCCACCTCGTGCCTTCCCTCAACCCCGACGGCTATGAGCTGGCCCACGAGGCG GGCTCTGAGCTGGGCAACTGGGCGCTGGGCCACTGGACGGAGGAGGGCTACGATCTCTTTGAGAACTTCCCCGACTTGGCTTCAGCACTGTGGGCGGCCGAGGAGAGGAAGCTGGTGCCCCACAAGTTCCCCAGCCATCACATCCCCATCCCAGAGCACTACCTGGCCGAGGATGCCACG GTGGCTGTGGAGACACGGGCTGTCATGGCATGGATGGACAAGAACCCCTTCGTGCTGGGAGCCAACCTGCAGGGCGGGGAGAAGCTGGTGTCCTACCCCTTCGACACGGCCCGGCCCCTCAGCGAGACACCAGCGGCCGCCCCTCGCTCTCCGGATGACTATGAGGATGACAACCCCGAGCTGCAGGAGACACCTGACCATGCCATCTTCCGCTGGCTCGCCATCTCCTATGCCTCGGCCCACCTCACCATGACCGAGACCTTCCGCGGGGGCTGCCATACACAGGACATGACCAATGCCATGGGCATTGTGCAGGGTGCCAAGTGGCACCCCCGGGCTGGCA GCATGAATGACTTCAGCTACCTACACACCAACTGCCTGGAGCTCTCCATCTACCTGGGCTGCGACAAGTTCCCCCACGAGagtgagctgcagcaggaatggGAGAACAACAAGGAGTCGCTGCTCACCTTTATGGAGCAG GTCCATCGGGGCATCAAGGGCTTGGTGACGGACCAGCAGGGAGAACCCATCGCCAATGCCACCATCGTCGTGGGGGGCATCAACCACAACATCAAGACAG CCAGCGGCGGGGACTACTGGCGCATCCTGAACCCGGGTGAGTATCGCGTTGTGGCTCGGGCCGAGGGCTACAACCCCAGTGTCAAGACCTGCAGCGTCTTCTACGACATCGGAGCTACCCAGTGCAACTTTGTCCTGTCCCGTTCCAACTGGAAACGCATCCGGGAGATCATGGCCATGAATGGCAACCGGCCCATCCGCCGCATCGTACCTGGCCGCCCCATGACGCCCCGTGAACGCATGCGCCTGCGTATGCGCCTCCGGCACCGCATGAGGCTCCGGCAGCAGATGAGGCTGCGGCGCCTCAATGCCACCACAGCTGCCAGCGGTCCCACGGCTCCACCACCCACCACGACCCTGCCCTTCCccttcagcagcactgcctaCACGCCCTGGAGCCAGGAGCCACCCACAGCTGGCACCTGGGAGATGGAAACCGAAACAGAGGTGGTCACCGAGCTGGTGACAGAGACAGAGGCCTGGGAGCTGGGCACAGGGACGGCGCAGCCCTTCACCACGGCCGAGACCTACACCGTGAACTTTGGTGACTAG